A section of the Apostichopus japonicus isolate 1M-3 chromosome 1, ASM3797524v1, whole genome shotgun sequence genome encodes:
- the LOC139976414 gene encoding toll-interacting protein-like, whose translation MAATTPSSRRDQVMIGSLPEDFLRVDPSVPTNQQTPQQQQINHDEQTARAIQYGGTGTGANTMGRLSITCMQAKLAKNYGVTRMDPYCRIRIGHAVFETPTDMNGAKNPRWNKTIQCNLPPGVDAIHLEIFDEKAFTTDNRIAWTLVQLPQMIFNGESKEDWYPLSGKQGEDKEGMINLVLAYQQVPVMPMMYAPQPQMVYTQQIPMVMPGYGYMAAPVATYPPAGYPPPMAYPQVPQQPQMVPQQPPQVQQQAPQGAPITQADLQSIQEMFPNMDSEVIRSVLEANRGDKGATVNSLLSMT comes from the exons ATGGCAGCTACCACTCCATCTTCCAGAAGGGACCAG GTGATGATCGGATCGCTCCCAGAAGATTTCCTTCGAGTAGATCCATCCGTACCTACAAACCAACAAACACCACAGCAGCAACAGATAAACCACGATGAGCAAACAGCTAGGGCCATACAGTATGGTGGTACTGGTACTGGAGCTAACACCATGGGTCGGCTTAGTATCACATGTATGCAG GCAAAGCTTGCTAAGAACTATGGTGTGACCAGAATGGATCCATACTGCCGAATCAGAATAGGCCATGCAGTGTTTGAAACACCGACAGATATGAATGGAGCCAAGAACCCAAGGTGGAACAAGACCATACAGTGCAACTTGCCTCCTGGTGTCGATGCCATACACTTAGAAATATTCGATGAG AAAGCATTCACAACAGATAACAGAATCGCTTGGACGTTGGTTCAGCTGCCACAAATGATCTTCAACGGAGAAAGCAAAGAAGACTGGTATCCACTCTCTGGGAAGCAAGGAGAGGACAAAGAAGGAATGATAAATCTAGTCTTAGCTTACCAG CAAGTGCCAGTGATGCCTATGATGTATGCCCCTCAACCACAGATGGTTTACACCCAGCAAATACCGATGGTGATGCCTGGCTACGGCTATATGGCTGCTCCCGTTGCAA CTTATCCTCCAGCAGGTTACCCTCCACCTATGGCATATCCACAAGTACCCCAGCAACCCCAAATGGTACCACAGCAACCTCCACAGGTCCAGCAACAAGCACCCCAAGGTGCCCCTATCACACAGGCTGACCTCCAGAGCATCCAGGAGATGTTCCCTAACATGGATTCCGAGGTTATACGGTCGGTATTAGAAGCCAACCGAGGCGACAAGGGTGCAACAGTCAACTCCCTACTGTCCATGACTTAA
- the LOC139976468 gene encoding src substrate protein p85-like isoform X1, whose protein sequence is MWKSQLGTKLEVEAEDDDWDTDPDFVNDISEKEQRWGSKTVEGSGRQGSININELRQNVTSDHSKLKKDEFDKGPQSSYGYGGKFGVEKDRMDKNALSHEHVEQLNKHASQKDYSTGFGGKYGVQKDRVDKSALGYDHQEKLSQHDSQKDYSKGFGGKYGVQKDRVDKSALGYDHQEKLSQHDSQKDYSKGFGGKYGVQTDRVDKSALGYDHQEKLSQHDSQKDHSKGFGGKYGVQTDRVDKSALGYDHQEKLSQHDSQKDHSKGFGGKYGVQTDRQDDSALGYEYQAKLAQHDSQTDHSKGFGGKYGVQKDRMDSSAGNYDDMDEKVSSSYQRTQVAPSSGGTGNLKARFESMAKGGEDENKKRAEEARRKRQERERAEREEAERVERERQEELARQQPDDEEEEEPEPEEEERAPPQARRVLPAVPKGEFEQPQEDESLYHDAGGGDDGEEAYQEAGGGYRPTEEESEYQEAGGGTVVEEAAGDIYEEAGGGDYFEEAAGGAPEEPSTYEDLPERTDEGPTAIALYDYQADDEDELTFDPEEIITNIEQVDEGWWRGTCRGKSGLFPANYVELRQ, encoded by the exons ATGTGGAAATCACAGCTTGGAACAAAGTTGGAGGTAGAAGCAGAAGACGATGACTGGGATACTGATCCAGATTTTGTA AATGACATTTCTGAGAAAGAACAGCGTTGGGGATCAAAAACAGTCGAGGGATCTGGTCGTCAAGGCTCCATCAA tATCAATGAACTCAGACAGAATGTGACAAGTGATCATTCAAAGCTAAAGAAAGACGAATTTGATAAAGGGCCACAGTCTTCGTACGGTTATGGCGGAAAGTTTGGAGTTGAAAAGGATCGAATGGACAAG AATGCCTTGAGCCATGAACATGTTGAGCAACTTAACAAACATGCCTCGCAGAAAGATTACTCTACTGGATTCGGGGGAAAGTATGGCGTCCAGAAGGACAGAGTTGACAAATCAGCTTTGGGTTACGATCACCAGGAAAAACTGAGCCAACACGACTCTCAGAAAGATTATTCCAAAGGTTTTGGAGGGAAATACGGAGTCCAGAAAGACAGAGTTGACAAATCAGCTTTGGGATACGATCACCAGGAAAAACTCAGCCAACACGACTCCCAGAAAGATTATTCCAAAGGTTTTGGAGGGAAATACGGAGTTCAGACAGACAGAGTTGACAAATCAGCTTTGGGATACGATCACCAGGAAAAACTGAGCCAACACGACTCTCAGAAAGATCATTCCAAAGGTTTTGGAGGGAAATACGGAGTACAGACAGACAGAGTTGACAAATCAGCTTTGGGATACGATCACCAGGAAAAACTGAGCCAACACGACTCACAGAAAGATCATTCCAAAGGTTTTGGAGGGAAATACGGAgttcagacagacagacaagaCGAC TCTGCTTTGGGATACGAGTATCAAGCTAAGCTGGCTCAACATGATTCACAAACAG ACCACTCCAAAGGTTTTGGTGGGAAATATGGTGTCCAGAAAGACCGTATGGACAGTTCTGCTGGTAACTATGACGATATGGACGAGAAGGTATCTTCATCATACCAGAGAACACAAGTTGCACCTA GTTCTGGTGGTACTGGCAACTTAAAGGCTAGATTTGAAAGTATGGCCAAAGGTGGAGAAGAT GAGAATAAAAAACGAGCTGAAGAAGCGAGGCGAAAACGTCAGGAGAGAGAGCGAGCAGAGAGGGAAGAGGCCGAAAGGGTGGAAAGG GAAAGACAAGAAGAACTTGCGAGACAACAACCAGACGATGAGGAAGAGGAAGAACCAGAGCCAGAGGAGGAAGAGAGGGCCCCACCCCAGGCTAGGAGGGTGTTACCCGCTGTACCCAAAGGAGAATTTGAACAGCCCCAAGAAGATGAAAGTCTGTACCACGACGCAGGAGGCGGAGATGATGGTGAAGAGGCGTACCAGGAAGCCGGTGGTGGTTACCGGCCCACGGAGGAGGAGAGCGAGTACCAGGAGGCTGGAGGTGGTACGGTAGTAGAGGAAGCGGCAGGTGATATTTATGAAGAGGCTGGAGGTGGAGATTACTTTGAGGAGGCAGCTGGTGGAG CTCCCGAAGAGCCGAGCACGTACGAAGATTTACCAGAACGAACCGATGAGGGTCCTACAGCCATAGCACTTTATGACTATCAAGCAG ATGATGAAGATgagctgacctttgaccctgaAGAAATTATCACAAATATTGAGCAG GTCGACGAAGGCTGGTGGAGAGGCACATGCAGAGGGAAGTCTGGTCTGTTTCCAGCTAATTATGTGGAACTCAGACAATAG
- the LOC139976468 gene encoding src substrate cortactin-like isoform X2, translating to MWKSQLGTKLEVEAEDDDWDTDPDFVNDISEKEQRWGSKTVEGSGRQGSININELRQNVTSDHSKLKKDEFDKGPQSSYGYGGKFGVEKDRMDKNALSHEHVEQLNKHASQKDYSTGFGGKYGVQKDRVDKSALGYDHQEKLSQHDSQKDYSKGFGGKYGVQKDRVDKSALGYDHQEKLSQHDSQKDYSKGFGGKYGVQTDRVDKSALGYDHQEKLSQHDSQKDHSKGFGGKYGVQTDRVDKSALGYDHQEKLSQHDSQKDHSKGFGGKYGVQTDRQDDSALGYEYQAKLAQHDSQTDHSKGFGGKYGVQKDRMDSSAGNYDDMDEKVSSSYQRTQVAPSSGGTGNLKARFESMAKGGEDENKKRAEEARRKRQERERAEREEAERVERERQEELARQQPDDEEEEEPEPEEEERAPPQARRVLPAVPKGEFEQPQEDESLYHDAGGGDDGEEAYQEAGGGYRPTEEESEYQEAGGGTVVEEAAAPEEPSTYEDLPERTDEGPTAIALYDYQADDEDELTFDPEEIITNIEQVDEGWWRGTCRGKSGLFPANYVELRQ from the exons ATGTGGAAATCACAGCTTGGAACAAAGTTGGAGGTAGAAGCAGAAGACGATGACTGGGATACTGATCCAGATTTTGTA AATGACATTTCTGAGAAAGAACAGCGTTGGGGATCAAAAACAGTCGAGGGATCTGGTCGTCAAGGCTCCATCAA tATCAATGAACTCAGACAGAATGTGACAAGTGATCATTCAAAGCTAAAGAAAGACGAATTTGATAAAGGGCCACAGTCTTCGTACGGTTATGGCGGAAAGTTTGGAGTTGAAAAGGATCGAATGGACAAG AATGCCTTGAGCCATGAACATGTTGAGCAACTTAACAAACATGCCTCGCAGAAAGATTACTCTACTGGATTCGGGGGAAAGTATGGCGTCCAGAAGGACAGAGTTGACAAATCAGCTTTGGGTTACGATCACCAGGAAAAACTGAGCCAACACGACTCTCAGAAAGATTATTCCAAAGGTTTTGGAGGGAAATACGGAGTCCAGAAAGACAGAGTTGACAAATCAGCTTTGGGATACGATCACCAGGAAAAACTCAGCCAACACGACTCCCAGAAAGATTATTCCAAAGGTTTTGGAGGGAAATACGGAGTTCAGACAGACAGAGTTGACAAATCAGCTTTGGGATACGATCACCAGGAAAAACTGAGCCAACACGACTCTCAGAAAGATCATTCCAAAGGTTTTGGAGGGAAATACGGAGTACAGACAGACAGAGTTGACAAATCAGCTTTGGGATACGATCACCAGGAAAAACTGAGCCAACACGACTCACAGAAAGATCATTCCAAAGGTTTTGGAGGGAAATACGGAgttcagacagacagacaagaCGAC TCTGCTTTGGGATACGAGTATCAAGCTAAGCTGGCTCAACATGATTCACAAACAG ACCACTCCAAAGGTTTTGGTGGGAAATATGGTGTCCAGAAAGACCGTATGGACAGTTCTGCTGGTAACTATGACGATATGGACGAGAAGGTATCTTCATCATACCAGAGAACACAAGTTGCACCTA GTTCTGGTGGTACTGGCAACTTAAAGGCTAGATTTGAAAGTATGGCCAAAGGTGGAGAAGAT GAGAATAAAAAACGAGCTGAAGAAGCGAGGCGAAAACGTCAGGAGAGAGAGCGAGCAGAGAGGGAAGAGGCCGAAAGGGTGGAAAGG GAAAGACAAGAAGAACTTGCGAGACAACAACCAGACGATGAGGAAGAGGAAGAACCAGAGCCAGAGGAGGAAGAGAGGGCCCCACCCCAGGCTAGGAGGGTGTTACCCGCTGTACCCAAAGGAGAATTTGAACAGCCCCAAGAAGATGAAAGTCTGTACCACGACGCAGGAGGCGGAGATGATGGTGAAGAGGCGTACCAGGAAGCCGGTGGTGGTTACCGGCCCACGGAGGAGGAGAGCGAGTACCAGGAGGCTGGAGGTGGTACGGTAGTAGAGGAAGCGGCAG CTCCCGAAGAGCCGAGCACGTACGAAGATTTACCAGAACGAACCGATGAGGGTCCTACAGCCATAGCACTTTATGACTATCAAGCAG ATGATGAAGATgagctgacctttgaccctgaAGAAATTATCACAAATATTGAGCAG GTCGACGAAGGCTGGTGGAGAGGCACATGCAGAGGGAAGTCTGGTCTGTTTCCAGCTAATTATGTGGAACTCAGACAATAG
- the LOC139976468 gene encoding src substrate cortactin-like isoform X3, which yields MWKSQLGTKLEVEAEDDDWDTDPDFVNDISEKEQRWGSKTVEGSGRQGSININELRQNVTSDHSKLKKDEFDKGPQSSYGYGGKFGVEKDRMDKNALSHEHVEQLNKHASQKDYSTGFGGKYGVQKDRVDKSALGYDHQEKLSQHDSQKDYSKGFGGKYGVQKDRVDKSALGYDHQEKLSQHDSQKDYSKGFGGKYGVQTDRVDKSALGYDHQEKLSQHDSQKDHSKGFGGKYGVQTDRVDKSALGYDHQEKLSQHDSQKDHSKGFGGKYGVQTDRQDDSALGYEYQAKLAQHDSQTDHSKGFGGKYGVQKDRMDSSAGNYDDMDEKVSSSYQRTQVAPSSGGTGNLKARFESMAKGGEDERQEELARQQPDDEEEEEPEPEEEERAPPQARRVLPAVPKGEFEQPQEDESLYHDAGGGDDGEEAYQEAGGGYRPTEEESEYQEAGGGTVVEEAAGDIYEEAGGGDYFEEAAGGAPEEPSTYEDLPERTDEGPTAIALYDYQADDEDELTFDPEEIITNIEQVDEGWWRGTCRGKSGLFPANYVELRQ from the exons ATGTGGAAATCACAGCTTGGAACAAAGTTGGAGGTAGAAGCAGAAGACGATGACTGGGATACTGATCCAGATTTTGTA AATGACATTTCTGAGAAAGAACAGCGTTGGGGATCAAAAACAGTCGAGGGATCTGGTCGTCAAGGCTCCATCAA tATCAATGAACTCAGACAGAATGTGACAAGTGATCATTCAAAGCTAAAGAAAGACGAATTTGATAAAGGGCCACAGTCTTCGTACGGTTATGGCGGAAAGTTTGGAGTTGAAAAGGATCGAATGGACAAG AATGCCTTGAGCCATGAACATGTTGAGCAACTTAACAAACATGCCTCGCAGAAAGATTACTCTACTGGATTCGGGGGAAAGTATGGCGTCCAGAAGGACAGAGTTGACAAATCAGCTTTGGGTTACGATCACCAGGAAAAACTGAGCCAACACGACTCTCAGAAAGATTATTCCAAAGGTTTTGGAGGGAAATACGGAGTCCAGAAAGACAGAGTTGACAAATCAGCTTTGGGATACGATCACCAGGAAAAACTCAGCCAACACGACTCCCAGAAAGATTATTCCAAAGGTTTTGGAGGGAAATACGGAGTTCAGACAGACAGAGTTGACAAATCAGCTTTGGGATACGATCACCAGGAAAAACTGAGCCAACACGACTCTCAGAAAGATCATTCCAAAGGTTTTGGAGGGAAATACGGAGTACAGACAGACAGAGTTGACAAATCAGCTTTGGGATACGATCACCAGGAAAAACTGAGCCAACACGACTCACAGAAAGATCATTCCAAAGGTTTTGGAGGGAAATACGGAgttcagacagacagacaagaCGAC TCTGCTTTGGGATACGAGTATCAAGCTAAGCTGGCTCAACATGATTCACAAACAG ACCACTCCAAAGGTTTTGGTGGGAAATATGGTGTCCAGAAAGACCGTATGGACAGTTCTGCTGGTAACTATGACGATATGGACGAGAAGGTATCTTCATCATACCAGAGAACACAAGTTGCACCTA GTTCTGGTGGTACTGGCAACTTAAAGGCTAGATTTGAAAGTATGGCCAAAGGTGGAGAAGAT GAAAGACAAGAAGAACTTGCGAGACAACAACCAGACGATGAGGAAGAGGAAGAACCAGAGCCAGAGGAGGAAGAGAGGGCCCCACCCCAGGCTAGGAGGGTGTTACCCGCTGTACCCAAAGGAGAATTTGAACAGCCCCAAGAAGATGAAAGTCTGTACCACGACGCAGGAGGCGGAGATGATGGTGAAGAGGCGTACCAGGAAGCCGGTGGTGGTTACCGGCCCACGGAGGAGGAGAGCGAGTACCAGGAGGCTGGAGGTGGTACGGTAGTAGAGGAAGCGGCAGGTGATATTTATGAAGAGGCTGGAGGTGGAGATTACTTTGAGGAGGCAGCTGGTGGAG CTCCCGAAGAGCCGAGCACGTACGAAGATTTACCAGAACGAACCGATGAGGGTCCTACAGCCATAGCACTTTATGACTATCAAGCAG ATGATGAAGATgagctgacctttgaccctgaAGAAATTATCACAAATATTGAGCAG GTCGACGAAGGCTGGTGGAGAGGCACATGCAGAGGGAAGTCTGGTCTGTTTCCAGCTAATTATGTGGAACTCAGACAATAG